One Paroedura picta isolate Pp20150507F chromosome 3, Ppicta_v3.0, whole genome shotgun sequence genomic window carries:
- the CYB561D2 gene encoding transmembrane reductase CYB561D2: MALTLETESQIYRSLRAVFGATAHLVSLGFTVFVAVIARPGSSLFSWHPLLMSLAFSLLMTEALLAFSPESSLLRPFSRKAKVRFHWALQLLALLCAMLGLAFISYNKYINGKAHFATWHSLTGLLTVLYASMQCMGGLALLYPKLFKNWTLAKLKLYHATSGLIGYLLGCASLMLGMCSLWFTTSVTGVSWYLSMLSPVLTSLVIMSQVSNAYLYRKRIQP, from the exons ATGGCTCTGACTCTTGAAACAGAATCCCAGATCTACCGCTCTCTCAGGGCTGTCTTTGGAGCTACTGCACACCTCGTCTCACTTGGATTTACAGTCTTCGTAGCTGTGATTGCAAGACCTGGATCAA GTCTGTTCTCCTGGCACCCTCTCTTAATGTCTCTAGCG TTTTCCTTGCTGATGACGGAGGCCTTGCTGGCTTTCTCTCCAGAGAGCTCCCTTCTCCGGCCCTTCTCCCGCAAGGCCAAGGTCCGCTTCCACtgggctttgcagctgcttgcCCTCCTCTGCGCAATGCTGGGCTTGGCCTTCATCAGCTACAACAAGTACATCAATGGGAAAGCCCACTTTGCCACCTGGCACAGCCTGACTGGCTTGCTGACTGTACTGTATGCTAGTATGCAGTGCATGGGGGGGCTGGCTCTGCTCTACCCAAAACTGTTCAAGAACTGGACACTGGCCAAACTGAAACTCTACCATGCCACATCGGGGCTGATTGGGTATCTGCTTGGCTGTGCCAGTCTGATGCTTGGCATGTGTTCGCTGTGGTTCACCACATCTGTGACAGGAGTCTCCTGGTATCTGTCCATGCTCAGCCCTGTTCTCACCAGCCTGGTTATCATGAGTCAGGTGAGCAATGCCTACCTCTACCGCAAAAGAATTCAGCCATGA
- the TMEM115 gene encoding transmembrane protein 115, with amino-acid sequence MNRYLPVARQHFLAVLASTSVVVKSICAIVILLYLLSFAVDTAFGLGVTPGYLFPPNFWIWTLATHSVVEKHIWNVGVSLATVVIAGRLLEPLWGALELLIFFAVVNVSIGLLGAFAYLLTYMASFNLSYLFTVRIYGMLGFLGGVLVALKQTMGDSTVLKVPQVRMKVVPMLLLLILAVLRLTTLIESNVLASYGFGVLSSWIYLRFYQRHSRGRGDMSDHFAFATFFPEILQPVVGFVANLVHSILVKVKVCRKTVKRYDVGAPSSITISLPGTDPQDAERRRQLALKALNERLKRVEDQSAWPSMEDDDEDSSKGDIPLLPENSRDSVTTGKTAGQESSLITFEDAPAQL; translated from the exons ATGAACAGATACCTTCCAGTAGCTCGGCAACATTTCTTGGCTGTCCTGGCCAGTACCAGTGTAGTAGTGAAGTCTATATGTGCCATTGTAATCCTGCTCTACCTTCTTTCCTTTGCTGTGGACACAGCTTTTGGACTTGGGGTGACACCTGGGTATCTCTTCCCACCCAACTTCTGGATTTGGACGTTGGCAACCCACAGTGTGGTGGAAAAACATATCTGGAATGTAGGCGTGAGTCTGGCCACAGTGGTGATAGCAGGAAGGTTGCTTGAGCCACTGTGGGGAGCCCTGGAGCTTCTGATCTTCTTTGCTGTGGTGAATGTGTCGATTGGGCTCCTGGGGGCCTTTGCTTATCTTCTCACCTATATGGCATCATTCAATCTCTCCTACCTATTTACTGTTCGAATCTATGGCATGCTAGGCTTCCTTGGAGGTGTCTTGGTGGCCCTCAAGCAGACCATGGGTGACAGTACTGTCTTGAAAGTACCTCAGGTGCGAATGAAGGTTGTCCCCATGCTCTTGCTCCTGATTCTGGCAGTTTTGAGATTGACCACTCTAATTGAAAGCAATGTCTTGGCTTCTTACGGTTTCGGAGTGCTTTCCAGTTGGATATATCTCCGTTTTTACCAGCGGCACAGCAGAGGACGAGGTGACATGTCAGACCATTTTGCATTTGCCACGTTCTTCCCCGAGATCTTGCAACCTGTGGTTGGCTTCGTGGCTAACCTTGTGCACAGTATCTTGGTGAAAGTGAAAGTCTGTCGAAAAACAGTGAAGCGTTATGATGTCGGCGCTCCTTCGTCCATTACTATCAGCTTACCTGGAACAGATCCGCAGGATGCTGAACGGAGAAG ACAACTGGCCCTAAAGGCACTGAATGAGCGGCTAAAGCGTGTGGAAGACCAGTCGGCATGGCCCAGCATGGAGGACGATGATGAAGACAGCAGTAAGGGTGATATTCCACTGCTCCCTGAGAACAGCCGGGACTCTGTCACCACAGGAAAAACGGCTGGTCAGGAATCCAGCCTCATTACCTTTGAGGATGCCCCCGCTCAGTTGTGA